One window from the genome of Pedobacter schmidteae encodes:
- a CDS encoding DinB family protein, whose translation MYRSIEDFIKDWEMETQGTLKVLSAITETTRKEKIHADVRSLGRLGWHLAQTVTEMGYKAQLFAEDELEYILPPSDYMELIDLYQQYCGMLANSVKLKWTDSSLMDQVEMYGEKWERGKILRVLISHQTHHRGQMTVIMRMLGLLVPGIYGPAKEEWAEYGMIAPD comes from the coding sequence ATGTACAGAAGTATTGAAGACTTTATCAAAGACTGGGAGATGGAAACCCAGGGAACTTTAAAGGTACTCTCCGCAATTACAGAAACTACCCGTAAGGAAAAAATCCACGCTGATGTCCGCTCTTTAGGCCGATTGGGTTGGCATTTAGCACAAACCGTTACCGAAATGGGATACAAAGCCCAACTGTTTGCCGAGGACGAACTTGAATACATATTACCTCCATCTGATTATATGGAACTGATCGATTTGTATCAGCAGTATTGTGGTATGTTGGCCAACTCTGTTAAATTGAAATGGACCGACTCAAGTCTAATGGATCAGGTGGAAATGTATGGCGAAAAATGGGAAAGAGGAAAAATACTACGGGTATTGATCTCCCACCAAACCCACCACCGTGGACAAATGACTGTGATTATGCGGATGTTAGGTTTATTGGTACCGGGAATTTACGGACCCGCTAAAGAAGAATGGGCAGAATATGGGATGATAGCACCAGATTAA
- a CDS encoding basic secretory protein-like protein: MTKSYTFLRRLIPILLLFMASTTSLHAQYFGQNKVRYNTEKFKVLQTPHFEIYYYLQNEKMIQKFAQDAETWYKMHQEIFKDTFVKKNPIILYNNHPDFQQTTALQGDIGIGTGGVTEAFKNRVIMPVMELNNQTRHVLGHELVHAFQYHLLLEKDSVNLESISQIPLWMIEGMAEYLSVGKTDAFTSMWMRDALLNRDIPSLKDLTNSNKYFPYRYGQAFWTFVGSVYGDTTIVPLFKATARYGYENGLRYTFGYDDRALSGLWKNAIEAHYRPMLKPDSSQIKIVGSKIIDNKNAGNMNVAPSISPDGKYLAFLSEKDLFGIDLFLADAKTGKILRKLSSQVSNSHIDDFNFLESAGTWSPDGKQFAFSIFSKGKNQLMIINIDNGSVALRAEMGNVAQFGNLSWSPNGDDIAFSGMVQGQSDIFSYNLKTKQVTQITNDAYSDYAPAYSQDGKKIAFSSDRVSMMSNTTTAVHPINLTIYDVESKSLTNVPVFPGANNLNAQFSGDSKRLFFLSNRDGFRNLYEYTLADNSIKQLTDYFTGISGITEFSPAVSVSRNDEIVYSYYRSQRYTLYNAPVSSFRAKPVDANAVNFDAAILPPMESLGVDIVNANLNNFERFERTTADSMRLVPYRPKFKLDYLANSGVGVSTSRFGTGVQGGIVGMFSDILGQNQIVANVSINGEIYDFGGMVGYINQQSRINWGVAVSHIPYLSGFRDLVKDQLDNNGKPVKVFDDRTDLIRTFEDQAQLFGAYPFNKVHRFEVGGAVSRYSYRVDRISNYYENLGPDANGDDRIGRYITSDKRKIPVDQATNYFGTKLKNFSIFQANASFVGDNSINGIAAPLDGFRYRVGMEQYFGDYKFSAASIDVRKYWRLKPVTLAARSYNYLRFGKEGENLYPLFIGYPYLIRGYEANSLYNNSSGISNGFDINQLSGSKIAVFNLELRLPFTGPKKLSAIPSSFLFTDLNLFFDAGLAWNEDSKIVFKDQPTNNIRPRLDVNGNEIHDINGKPIYTQTNERVPAMSIGISLRVNVFGAFVLEPYYAIPFQRKDISAGVFGLTFAPGW; this comes from the coding sequence ATGACTAAAAGCTATACTTTCCTTCGACGCCTAATCCCTATTCTCCTGTTGTTCATGGCATCCACTACCAGCCTTCATGCCCAGTATTTCGGACAAAACAAGGTGCGCTATAACACAGAGAAGTTTAAAGTTTTACAGACTCCTCATTTTGAGATCTATTACTATCTGCAAAATGAGAAAATGATACAGAAATTTGCACAGGATGCCGAAACCTGGTACAAAATGCACCAGGAGATATTCAAGGATACCTTTGTAAAAAAGAATCCCATTATCCTGTACAATAACCATCCCGATTTCCAGCAAACAACAGCTCTGCAGGGTGACATCGGTATTGGGACTGGCGGTGTTACCGAAGCATTCAAAAACAGGGTAATTATGCCTGTAATGGAGTTAAACAATCAAACCCGCCATGTACTGGGCCACGAGCTTGTTCACGCTTTCCAATACCATCTTCTCCTGGAAAAAGACTCGGTAAACCTCGAAAGCATAAGTCAGATTCCTTTATGGATGATTGAAGGTATGGCCGAATATCTTTCGGTAGGCAAAACCGACGCCTTTACTTCTATGTGGATGCGCGACGCTTTGCTAAACAGAGACATTCCTTCCCTGAAAGACCTCACCAACTCCAATAAATACTTCCCTTATCGTTACGGACAAGCATTCTGGACGTTTGTAGGCTCTGTTTACGGCGATACTACTATCGTTCCGTTGTTTAAAGCCACTGCAAGATATGGATATGAAAATGGATTAAGGTACACTTTTGGTTATGATGACAGGGCATTATCCGGTTTATGGAAAAATGCCATTGAAGCTCATTATCGCCCAATGTTGAAACCCGACAGTTCTCAGATAAAAATTGTCGGATCAAAAATCATTGACAATAAAAATGCAGGCAACATGAATGTTGCCCCTTCCATTAGTCCCGACGGAAAATACCTGGCATTCCTTTCCGAAAAAGACCTCTTTGGTATCGATCTCTTTCTGGCAGATGCCAAAACCGGAAAGATCCTCCGAAAACTAAGTAGCCAGGTGTCCAACTCCCATATCGACGATTTCAACTTCCTCGAGTCGGCCGGTACCTGGTCGCCCGACGGCAAACAATTTGCCTTCAGTATTTTCAGTAAAGGTAAAAATCAACTGATGATCATCAACATTGACAATGGTAGCGTAGCATTACGCGCTGAAATGGGCAATGTAGCACAATTCGGTAACCTCTCCTGGTCGCCCAACGGCGATGACATTGCCTTCTCCGGAATGGTACAGGGTCAAAGTGACATCTTCTCCTATAACCTGAAAACCAAACAGGTTACACAAATCACCAACGATGCTTATTCCGATTATGCACCAGCTTATTCACAGGATGGCAAAAAAATTGCCTTCTCCAGCGACAGGGTTTCTATGATGAGCAATACAACTACAGCGGTTCATCCCATTAACCTGACTATTTATGATGTAGAAAGCAAATCCCTAACCAATGTACCGGTATTTCCAGGTGCAAATAACCTTAATGCACAATTCTCAGGCGATAGCAAACGCCTGTTTTTCCTTTCCAACAGAGATGGTTTCAGAAATCTGTACGAATATACACTGGCCGATAACAGCATAAAACAGCTGACCGATTATTTTACAGGAATCAGCGGAATCACTGAATTTTCACCTGCCGTTTCTGTATCCAGAAATGACGAAATCGTATACAGTTATTACAGGTCGCAGCGCTACACCCTTTATAATGCCCCTGTAAGTAGCTTTCGCGCCAAACCCGTTGATGCCAACGCTGTAAACTTCGATGCAGCCATACTTCCTCCAATGGAAAGCCTGGGTGTCGACATTGTAAATGCCAACCTCAATAACTTTGAACGCTTTGAAAGAACTACTGCCGATTCTATGCGACTGGTACCTTACAGGCCCAAATTTAAGCTCGATTATCTGGCTAACAGTGGTGTCGGTGTATCAACCAGCAGGTTTGGAACAGGTGTGCAAGGTGGAATTGTAGGGATGTTTAGTGATATACTTGGTCAAAATCAAATTGTAGCGAACGTTTCTATCAATGGAGAAATTTACGATTTCGGTGGAATGGTAGGATACATCAATCAGCAAAGCCGAATCAACTGGGGGGTAGCAGTATCGCACATCCCATATCTATCTGGTTTCAGAGATTTGGTGAAAGACCAGTTAGACAATAATGGCAAGCCGGTTAAAGTATTTGATGACAGAACTGACCTGATCAGAACATTTGAAGATCAGGCCCAATTATTTGGTGCCTACCCTTTCAATAAGGTACATCGCTTTGAAGTAGGTGGAGCAGTTTCCCGTTACAGCTACAGAGTTGATCGCATCAGTAATTACTATGAAAATTTAGGTCCGGATGCAAATGGTGACGACAGAATTGGTCGCTACATTACATCCGATAAGAGAAAGATCCCCGTAGATCAGGCTACCAATTACTTCGGAACCAAATTGAAAAACTTCTCTATATTTCAAGCCAATGCTTCTTTTGTTGGAGATAATTCCATCAATGGTATCGCGGCCCCTTTAGATGGCTTTAGATACCGCGTAGGAATGGAACAGTACTTTGGCGATTATAAATTTTCAGCGGCCTCTATTGATGTAAGAAAATACTGGCGCTTAAAACCGGTTACCTTAGCCGCAAGAAGTTATAATTATCTCAGGTTTGGTAAAGAAGGCGAGAACCTATACCCGCTGTTTATCGGATACCCCTATCTGATCAGGGGATATGAGGCAAACTCACTATATAATAACAGTTCAGGAATAAGTAACGGTTTTGACATCAACCAGCTATCCGGAAGTAAAATAGCGGTATTCAATTTAGAGTTGCGACTTCCATTTACCGGTCCAAAAAAACTATCAGCAATTCCTTCCAGCTTCCTGTTTACAGACCTGAACCTATTCTTCGATGCTGGTCTGGCCTGGAATGAAGATTCAAAAATTGTTTTTAAAGATCAGCCTACCAACAATATCAGGCCAAGACTAGATGTCAATGGAAATGAAATACATGATATCAATGGAAAACCAATATATACACAAACCAACGAGCGTGTTCCGGCCATGAGTATCGGTATTTCTTTAAGGGTCAATGTATTTGGAGCCTTTGTCCTGGAACCTTATTATGCCATACCTTTTCAGCGTAAGGACATCTCTGCCGGTGTATTTGGTTTAACCTTTGCACCTGGATGGTAA
- the bioD gene encoding dethiobiotin synthase: MNNTYFITGIGTGIGKTIVSAVLTEKLKADYWKPVQSGDLEISDSLFVKHLVSPDTVIHPEAYRLSEPLSPHLSARLDGINITLASIKKPQTNNHLIIEGAGGLMVPLNDDQLILDLIKSLQAQVIVVSQNYLGSINHTLLTLEILKANQIDIAGLIFNGTANEESERYIAQYSKVKVLGRIPKMSTLDNENIAKAGQYITF; encoded by the coding sequence ATGAATAATACTTATTTTATCACAGGAATTGGTACAGGTATTGGCAAAACAATTGTCAGCGCCGTACTTACAGAAAAATTAAAGGCCGACTATTGGAAACCGGTACAGTCCGGGGATCTGGAAATCAGTGATAGCCTCTTTGTCAAACACCTGGTTAGTCCAGATACGGTTATACATCCCGAAGCTTACCGGCTGAGTGAGCCACTGTCCCCCCATTTATCTGCCCGGCTGGACGGCATCAATATCACATTAGCATCAATAAAGAAACCACAAACCAATAATCATCTCATCATTGAAGGTGCCGGAGGCCTAATGGTCCCACTAAATGATGACCAGCTGATACTGGACCTGATCAAAAGTTTACAAGCTCAGGTGATTGTGGTATCACAAAACTACCTGGGCAGCATCAATCATACCCTTCTGACGCTAGAAATATTGAAAGCAAATCAAATTGATATCGCAGGTTTAATATTTAACGGAACGGCAAATGAGGAAAGTGAGCGATACATCGCCCAATACAGTAAGGTAAAAGTACTGGGCCGGATTCCAAAAATGAGTACCCTCGACAATGAAAACATTGCCAAAGCGGGACAATACATTACTTTTTAA
- the rpmI gene encoding 50S ribosomal protein L35: MPKMKTNSSAKKRFSLTGTGKIARKNAYKSHILTKMSTKRKRNLGHTSMVSDADMGNVKRMLAIGK, encoded by the coding sequence ATGCCAAAAATGAAAACCAATTCCAGTGCTAAAAAGCGTTTTTCGCTTACTGGAACAGGTAAAATCGCAAGGAAGAATGCCTACAAAAGCCACATCTTAACTAAGATGTCGACTAAACGTAAGCGTAACTTAGGACACACTTCAATGGTGTCAGACGCTGACATGGGCAACGTTAAACGTATGCTTGCAATCGGTAAATAA
- a CDS encoding LexA family transcriptional regulator has product MANISSNLKYLRKKKGHTQQQFADAMEIKRSLIGAYEEDRAEPKYDLLKKIAEYFDLTIDEFINENINDDWKPKPKSQGSNLRILSISVDKDDNENIEMVPVKASAGYLNGFSDPQYIRDLPKFQLPLPFLKQGTFRAFEIMGDSMLPIQPGSIIVAEYMDNWNDVKTGETYIIISKNEGVVYKRAGNRFKENKDLKLISDNRIYDPYTVSADDILEIWKAKAYISTALPEPTPEPSIETLSTMMAQMQKSISQLNKN; this is encoded by the coding sequence ATGGCAAATATTTCATCCAACCTCAAGTACTTAAGAAAGAAAAAAGGCCACACACAGCAACAATTCGCTGATGCTATGGAAATTAAGCGATCGCTTATTGGTGCTTACGAAGAAGATCGCGCGGAGCCGAAATACGATTTGCTAAAAAAAATAGCAGAATATTTTGACCTCACCATAGATGAATTCATCAACGAAAACATCAATGACGACTGGAAACCTAAGCCAAAAAGCCAGGGCTCCAATTTGCGCATATTAAGTATATCTGTAGATAAGGATGACAACGAGAATATTGAAATGGTTCCGGTAAAGGCCAGTGCAGGCTACCTAAACGGATTCTCTGATCCTCAATATATCAGGGACCTTCCTAAATTTCAACTTCCTCTTCCCTTTTTAAAACAAGGAACCTTCAGGGCATTTGAAATCATGGGCGACTCCATGTTGCCCATACAACCAGGTAGTATCATTGTTGCCGAATACATGGACAACTGGAACGATGTCAAAACCGGAGAGACCTATATCATCATCAGTAAAAATGAAGGTGTAGTATACAAAAGGGCCGGAAACCGCTTCAAAGAAAATAAAGACCTGAAACTCATCTCCGATAACAGGATTTACGATCCTTATACCGTTTCGGCAGACGATATACTGGAAATATGGAAAGCTAAAGCTTACATTTCCACAGCACTACCCGAGCCAACTCCAGAGCCTAGCATAGAAACGCTAAGTACCATGATGGCCCAGATGCAGAAATCAATTTCGCAGCTCAACAAAAATTAA
- the rplT gene encoding 50S ribosomal protein L20, whose product MPRSVNAVASRRRRKKVLNLAKGYWGSRSKVFTIAKNTVEKGLQYAYRDRKVKKREFRGLWIQRINAGARQHGISYSQLIGKLAAKNIGLNRKVLADLAMNHPEAFKAVIDAVK is encoded by the coding sequence ATGCCACGTTCGGTAAACGCAGTAGCTTCGAGAAGAAGAAGGAAAAAGGTCTTAAATTTAGCCAAAGGCTATTGGGGATCAAGAAGCAAGGTTTTCACCATTGCTAAAAATACGGTAGAAAAAGGTTTGCAATATGCATACCGCGACCGTAAAGTTAAGAAAAGAGAATTCCGCGGATTGTGGATTCAGCGTATCAATGCTGGAGCACGTCAGCACGGTATATCTTACTCACAGTTAATTGGTAAATTAGCAGCTAAAAACATCGGTTTAAACCGTAAAGTATTAGCAGATTTAGCGATGAACCATCCTGAAGCTTTTAAAGCTGTAATTGATGCAGTAAAATAG
- a CDS encoding aminotransferase class I/II-fold pyridoxal phosphate-dependent enzyme: MNKAEEFIKGRLQQRADKGILRALPSTAFPIDFSSNDYLGFARSIDLKAQIATQLAQFPLYSNGATGSRLLSGNHTFTEETEETIANFHQVEAGLIFNSGYDANTGLLSSLAQRGDTIITDELIHASLIDGARLSHANRYTFKHNDLNQLEAKLKIAKGNSYVVVESVYSMDGDLAPLIEINKLCQQYQANLIVDEAHALGIFGGYGAGLVQMLGLQQDVFARIVTFGKALGGHGAIVLGSANLRAYLINFARSFVYTTAAPLHAIAATYCAYQMLAKTDYTLQIKSKISLYQSLIKAANLNTIESTSAIQTILYHHHTDAKAAAQTLQSKGLDVRAILSPTVPEGKERLRICLHLFNSDEEINTLVNELKALKHE, from the coding sequence ATGAACAAAGCAGAAGAATTCATTAAAGGCAGGCTACAGCAAAGGGCTGACAAAGGGATATTAAGAGCTCTCCCTTCCACTGCCTTCCCTATCGACTTTTCTTCCAATGATTATCTTGGCTTTGCCCGATCGATCGATTTAAAAGCACAAATAGCAACCCAACTGGCCCAATTTCCGCTATATAGCAATGGAGCCACCGGCTCAAGGTTGCTGAGCGGCAACCATACATTTACAGAAGAAACTGAAGAGACCATTGCCAATTTTCACCAGGTAGAAGCGGGACTGATCTTCAATTCCGGGTACGATGCCAACACAGGCCTCTTATCTAGCTTAGCACAACGTGGAGATACCATTATTACAGACGAGCTGATACATGCCAGCTTAATTGACGGTGCCCGCCTTAGTCATGCAAACCGATACACCTTTAAACATAATGACCTGAATCAACTGGAAGCCAAATTAAAAATAGCCAAAGGCAATAGCTATGTCGTTGTCGAAAGTGTCTATTCTATGGATGGCGACCTGGCTCCACTCATCGAAATCAACAAACTTTGCCAACAGTACCAGGCCAATCTGATTGTTGATGAAGCCCATGCACTTGGCATATTTGGGGGCTACGGCGCAGGTCTGGTTCAAATGCTTGGCCTTCAACAGGACGTTTTCGCACGCATAGTTACCTTCGGGAAAGCACTTGGAGGCCATGGTGCCATCGTACTCGGCAGTGCAAACCTACGTGCATACCTCATCAATTTTGCCCGCTCTTTTGTATACACTACTGCAGCACCATTGCATGCTATCGCCGCTACTTATTGCGCCTACCAAATGCTGGCCAAAACAGACTACACCCTACAAATCAAATCGAAAATCAGTTTGTATCAGTCTTTAATAAAAGCAGCAAACCTCAACACAATTGAAAGTACAAGTGCCATACAAACAATTTTATACCACCATCATACCGATGCAAAAGCAGCAGCCCAAACCTTACAAAGCAAAGGATTGGACGTAAGAGCCATATTAAGCCCAACCGTTCCTGAAGGAAAAGAAAGGCTAAGAATTTGTCTTCACTTATTTAACAGCGACGAGGAAATCAACACACTAGTAAATGAATTAAAGGCCCTAAAACATGAATAA
- a CDS encoding penicillin-binding protein 1A, which translates to MFKEIRNKYIRYSSIFLFCIIVFFCALQLNFLWLFGYSPSYGDIKQPTLRVGSELYTSDGKLIGRYYKENRTPVNFNEISPSVINALVATEDVRFYSHMGIDFRSLLSSGISTATGDKRGASTITQQLAKNLYRTRYNKSQGFLSRVPVVRTLIAKLKEWLTAVKLESNYSKNDIITMYLNTVSFGNNAYGIKTASRIYFDKEANQLEVPESALLVGMLKGTTTYNPIRNPQKALERRNVALAQMNKYNFISAAELNTYKNTPIKLKEGSVDEGSDGDSYLRTAVDKYLEKWCKDNGYNLYEDGLKIYTTIDSKLQQYAEEAVAEQMKTIQRRFYSVWGNEDPWEDSEKKKVDYPDRAMRNLPVFKLLEKKFPNNPDSITAWFNKKKKMKIFTWKGDRDTLFSTMDSIRYYGKMMNTGMMTLDPFNGKIKVWVGGIDHKYFKYDHVNQAKRQAGSTFKPFAYLAALESGMNPCDKFTDKPVRIAYQEKGKTEYWEPKNASYSNTYGEMSLRLAMARSVNTITAQVTEKVGWDNVVKWAQECGIDSHLESVPSVSLGPNDVTVFEMVKAYGTFLNGGVKTDPILVEKITDLDDNIIEEFKAKTKRVLSEEISWLMLYMLRGGMEEPGGTSQALWEWDLWKKNNQIGGKTGTSSDYVDAWYMGVTKDLVTGIWVGCDERTAHFKNGETGEGSRTALPIFGKFMEKVYKDPSTGYTQGPFPKVKVKITREINCPTPRYEVDTTSNDSLAVDSTNFDVPPMEETQPTQNEPVVQKIEEKKTTEPVKQPTAEVPLTRKEEREQRRKQRQEEREKKKNNTQ; encoded by the coding sequence ATGTTTAAAGAAATTCGCAATAAGTACATCCGTTATTCAAGCATATTCCTATTTTGTATCATCGTCTTCTTTTGTGCCCTGCAGCTCAATTTCTTATGGTTGTTTGGTTATTCACCTTCCTACGGTGACATTAAACAACCTACCCTTCGTGTAGGGTCGGAATTGTATACTTCAGACGGAAAGCTCATCGGACGGTACTACAAGGAAAACCGCACACCGGTAAATTTTAATGAAATATCACCCAGTGTGATCAATGCATTAGTAGCCACAGAGGATGTCAGGTTTTATAGCCATATGGGCATCGACTTCCGCTCTCTCCTTTCCAGCGGAATATCTACTGCAACCGGCGATAAACGCGGAGCAAGTACCATCACCCAGCAGCTGGCCAAAAACCTCTACCGCACCAGATACAATAAATCACAAGGTTTTTTAAGTCGTGTTCCGGTAGTCCGCACCTTAATAGCAAAACTCAAGGAATGGCTCACCGCCGTAAAACTCGAATCCAACTACTCTAAAAACGATATCATTACCATGTATTTAAATACCGTTTCTTTCGGTAACAATGCTTATGGTATCAAAACGGCTTCCCGTATTTATTTCGACAAAGAAGCCAACCAGCTTGAAGTTCCTGAGTCAGCATTGCTGGTAGGTATGTTAAAAGGCACCACTACCTACAATCCCATCAGAAATCCGCAAAAAGCACTCGAACGCCGTAATGTTGCGCTGGCGCAAATGAACAAATACAATTTTATTTCCGCTGCCGAACTGAACACCTATAAAAATACGCCCATCAAACTCAAAGAAGGAAGTGTAGACGAAGGAAGTGACGGCGACTCTTACTTAAGGACAGCGGTAGACAAATACCTTGAAAAATGGTGTAAAGACAACGGCTACAACCTGTACGAAGATGGGTTGAAGATCTACACCACCATTGACTCCAAATTACAGCAATACGCCGAAGAAGCGGTAGCTGAACAGATGAAAACCATACAAAGAAGGTTTTATAGCGTTTGGGGTAATGAAGACCCATGGGAAGACTCAGAAAAGAAAAAAGTCGATTATCCCGATCGTGCTATGCGCAATCTCCCGGTCTTTAAATTACTGGAAAAAAAATTCCCAAATAACCCGGATTCTATTACTGCCTGGTTCAATAAAAAGAAAAAGATGAAAATCTTTACCTGGAAAGGTGATCGTGATACCCTTTTCTCTACCATGGATTCAATCCGTTACTACGGAAAAATGATGAATACAGGAATGATGACCCTGGACCCATTTAATGGAAAAATAAAGGTATGGGTTGGAGGTATAGACCATAAGTACTTTAAATACGACCACGTAAACCAGGCCAAAAGACAGGCAGGATCTACATTTAAACCCTTTGCTTACCTCGCTGCCCTCGAAAGCGGGATGAATCCTTGTGATAAATTCACCGATAAACCGGTGCGTATCGCCTACCAGGAAAAAGGAAAAACAGAATACTGGGAGCCTAAAAATGCCAGTTACAGCAATACTTATGGCGAAATGTCGCTTCGTCTGGCTATGGCAAGATCGGTAAATACCATTACCGCACAGGTGACCGAAAAAGTGGGTTGGGACAATGTGGTAAAATGGGCACAGGAATGTGGTATCGACAGTCACCTGGAATCTGTTCCGTCTGTCAGTTTAGGCCCAAATGACGTTACCGTATTTGAAATGGTAAAAGCCTATGGCACCTTTTTAAACGGCGGCGTAAAAACAGACCCTATCCTGGTGGAAAAAATTACCGATCTGGACGACAATATCATCGAAGAATTTAAGGCTAAAACTAAAAGGGTTTTATCAGAAGAAATATCCTGGTTAATGCTCTATATGCTGAGAGGTGGAATGGAAGAACCGGGAGGAACCTCGCAAGCCCTTTGGGAATGGGACCTTTGGAAAAAGAATAACCAGATAGGCGGAAAAACCGGCACATCAAGCGATTACGTAGATGCATGGTATATGGGCGTAACCAAAGACCTGGTAACTGGTATTTGGGTAGGTTGTGATGAACGTACCGCCCATTTCAAAAATGGAGAAACCGGCGAAGGCTCCAGAACAGCCCTGCCAATTTTTGGCAAGTTCATGGAAAAGGTATATAAAGATCCTTCCACAGGATATACCCAGGGCCCTTTCCCAAAAGTTAAAGTCAAAATCACCCGAGAAATCAATTGTCCTACACCACGGTATGAAGTCGATACAACTTCAAATGACAGCCTGGCCGTCGATTCTACAAATTTCGACGTACCACCTATGGAAGAAACCCAACCAACTCAAAATGAGCCTGTAGTTCAAAAAATAGAAGAAAAGAAAACTACCGAACCGGTAAAACAGCCCACAGCTGAAGTTCCCCTAACCAGGAAAGAAGAGCGCGAACAGCGCAGAAAACAGCGCCAGGAAGAAAGAGAAAAAAAGAAAAACAATACTCAATAA
- a CDS encoding GIY-YIG nuclease family protein: MKKFVYVVTDRNRTSLHVGMSSDLIKTLDFYKQMPCLFFDSGQQLTRLVYFEEFKTEAQALSRFKLISRFTRMQKERLVRSCNPDWVDLTIGLDFEHITSGRKMINQVNLSFSPMLS; the protein is encoded by the coding sequence ATGAAAAAATTTGTGTACGTGGTGACAGACAGAAACAGAACTAGTTTACATGTTGGAATGAGTTCTGATCTTATTAAAACGCTGGATTTTTATAAGCAAATGCCTTGTTTGTTCTTTGATAGCGGACAACAGTTGACCAGACTGGTTTATTTTGAAGAATTTAAGACAGAGGCTCAGGCATTAAGCAGATTTAAACTGATCAGCAGATTTACCCGGATGCAAAAGGAAAGGTTGGTAAGATCCTGTAATCCGGATTGGGTAGACCTGACCATTGGTTTGGATTTTGAACACATTACTTCCGGGAGAAAAATGATCAATCAGGTCAATTTGTCCTTTAGTCCTATGCTTTCTTAA
- a CDS encoding polyphosphate kinase 2 family protein, whose translation MKKEIEQYLVTPGKKVSLDNYTTTYSGLNDKENGIKELEEIKQELSEFQETLYAADSHSILILFQAMDAAGKDSAIQHVMTGFNPQGCQVYSFKTPTSEEYDHDFLWRHYKALPERGRIGIHNRSHYENVLVCKVHPEYVLSEKIPGYNEVKKINEEFWKKRYESIRNFEKHITDNGTAIVKIFLYVSKDEQKKRFLDRIDDPKKNWKFSSADITERGLWKDYMKAYEEALTETATEAAPWYVVPADKKWYARLAISHILAETFKKLDLKFPVLAKAEGEKLESIKQQLLNEK comes from the coding sequence ATGAAAAAAGAAATAGAACAATATTTGGTTACACCAGGCAAAAAGGTTTCGTTGGATAATTATACGACAACTTATAGTGGTTTGAACGATAAGGAAAATGGCATTAAGGAGCTGGAAGAGATCAAGCAGGAGTTGAGCGAATTTCAGGAAACGCTATATGCAGCGGATTCGCATTCGATACTGATTTTATTTCAGGCGATGGATGCTGCCGGAAAAGATAGTGCTATTCAGCATGTGATGACTGGTTTTAATCCTCAGGGCTGTCAGGTGTATAGTTTTAAAACACCAACTTCGGAGGAATATGATCACGATTTTTTGTGGCGGCATTATAAAGCTTTGCCGGAGCGTGGACGTATCGGTATTCATAACCGGTCACATTATGAAAACGTGTTGGTGTGTAAGGTACATCCCGAATATGTGTTGAGCGAGAAAATACCGGGGTATAACGAGGTTAAAAAGATAAACGAGGAATTCTGGAAAAAAAGATACGAAAGCATTCGTAATTTTGAGAAGCATATTACAGATAACGGTACTGCCATTGTGAAGATATTTTTATATGTCTCCAAAGATGAACAGAAGAAGCGTTTTCTAGACAGAATTGACGACCCTAAAAAGAACTGGAAATTCTCTTCAGCAGATATTACGGAGCGGGGGCTATGGAAAGACTATATGAAGGCCTATGAGGAGGCATTAACAGAAACGGCTACTGAGGCTGCGCCTTGGTATGTGGTTCCGGCCGATAAAAAATGGTATGCCCGTTTGGCGATAAGTCACATTCTGGCTGAAACATTTAAAAAACTAGACTTGAAATTTCCGGTGCTGGCTAAAGCTGAGGGAGAAAAACTGGAATCTATTAAGCAACAGCTGTTGAACGAAAAGTAA